The Acidimicrobiia bacterium nucleotide sequence GCGAGCGGCTTCGGCTTCCCCGGGGTCCAGGTCGACGGCAACGACGTGCTCGCCTGCTACGCGGTGACCCGCAAGGCGATGCGTGCCGCCCGCGAGGGCGAGGGCCCCACACTCATCGAGGCCTTCACCTACCGCATGGGCGCGCACACCACCACCGACGACCCGACGAGGTACCGGTTGGCGAGCGAACTCGAGACCTGGCGGCTGCGGGACCCGATCGAGCGCGTCCGGTCTTACCTCGCCCGCACCGGCGAGGCCGACAGCACGTTCTTCGAGCAGGTCGAGGCGGAGGCCGATGAGCTCGCCGCCAAGCTGCGCGCTGCGTGCCTGGCGCTCCCCGACCCGCCCCCGCTTGCGCTGTTCGATCATGTGTACGCCGACCGGAGCGCGATCCTCGACGCCGAGCGTGCCCAGTTCGCGGCCTACCTTGCGGGATTCGAGGAAGAGGGAGCGGAGCAATGACGAAGATCACCCTCTCCCGGGCGCTGAACGAGGGGCTGCGCCGGTCACTTGAGAACGACCCCAAGGTAATGATCATGGGGGAGGACGTCGGCAGGCTCGGCGGCGTCTTCCGGGTCACGGACGGACTGCAGAAGGACTTTGGCGAGCACCGCGTGGTGGATACGCCGCTCGCGGAGTCCGGGATCGTCGGCACCGCGATCGGCCTGGCGCTTCGCGGCTACCGGC carries:
- a CDS encoding thiamine pyrophosphate-dependent enzyme → ASGFGFPGVQVDGNDVLACYAVTRKAMRAAREGEGPTLIEAFTYRMGAHTTTDDPTRYRLASELETWRLRDPIERVRSYLARTGEADSTFFEQVEAEADELAAKLRAACLALPDPPPLALFDHVYADRSAILDAERAQFAAYLAGFEEEGAEQ